From Kaistella polysaccharea:
TTAGGTATTAGGGGAGATAAGATTGAAGTTATTGATAACGGTGTTGATTTCAATTCCATCAATAATAGTTCAATGGCCAATAGGTCGGATTTTAACCTTTCACCTACAGATATTATTTTGCTTATGTCGGCGAGATTTGCAGATCAAAAAGATCAAGGTACGGTAATAAGAGCGCTGGCAGGCTTGCCGGAAAATTATAAATTATTATTTGCCGGAGATGGGCCTAACCTCGAAAAATATAGAAAATACGCAGAGGACTTAGGTGTTCTTCCACGGGTGAGGTTCTTGGGATCAAGAAGTGATATATTTCAAATTATTAAGATGTCCGATGTTAATATCTTAAGTTCGCATTATGAGGGCTTTGGGCTCTCTGCGGTTGAGGCAATGTCAGCGGCAAAACCAATTATTGCCACAAATGTGCCTGGTGTAGCTGAGGTGGTGGAGGGCGCTGGTTTGCTTTTTAATGTAGGTGATCATGAGAAGTTAACATCGTTACTTTTTCACTTAGGTACTGATCGTCTTTTTTACAACGATATTGCGGAGCGGTGCTTTGAGAGATCTAAATTATATGATATAGAGATTATGACCGATAAATATATTAAAGTTTATGAAGCTGTTTTAAAAGAAAATAATGGTAATTAAAAAGAAATTATTTATCGTCACCACCGTCCCTATGTCTTTTGTTTTTTTTAAAGGGCAACTTCTGAAATTACGAGAGAAATTTGATGTTACCCTTATTTCATCTCCAGAGAGCGCTTTGTACGAAACAGCAGATTTTAACAAAGTAAAAAGTCATGGTATAAAGATGGCTAGAGAAATTTCTTTATTTTCTGATCTGGTAAGCCTTTTTAAATTATTGCTTTATTTTTATAAAAATCGGCCTGATCTGCTGCACGCAAATACTCCCAAAGGAAGTTTTTTGTCTCTTTCGGCAGCTTGGTTTTGCAAAGTTCCTACGAGAATTTATTATGTTCATGGATTACGGTATCAGGGAACGAACGGCCTTAAGAAAAAGCTACTGATGAGCATGGAGAGAATTTCATGTTTTTTTGCAACCGATATTATTGCAGTGAGTAAAGGGGTACGAGAGGTGCTGCATACCGACAAAATAACAAAGGAAAAAATCAAAGTAATTTGGAACGGCAGCGCAAATGGAATCGATCTTAATTATTTTGATCCAAACCATTCTGACGTTAAGAATATACGACCGACGTTCGCAATTGCAGAAGATGATTTTGTATTCGGCTTCTTAGGGAGACTGGTTCGTGATAAGGGCATCAATGAACTTGTAGAAGCATTTAATCAATTAAATGGGGAGTACTCGAAAATTAAATTACTGCTGGTGGGTAGTTATGAAGACCATTTGGATCCATTACGAGAAGAAACGATTTCAGTAATTAAAAGAAACAATAATATCATTGAAGCAGGCGTACAATATGATGTTCGGTCCTATTTAAATGCGATGGACCTATTTGTATTTCCATCGTATAGAGAAGGCTTCGGGATTGTTTTAATGGAAGCAGCCGCGATGAACGTTCCTGCAATCTCTTCTGATATTATAGGCTGTAACGAAATTATTGAAGATCATGTGAACGGGTTTTTAATTCCGCCAAAAAATCACACGGTGCTCTATGAAAAAATGAAATATGCACTTGAAAACAAAGATACGATTACTACCATGTCACAGGTACCCAGAGATCTAATAAGCGCCAAATTTGAACAACGCAGGCTCTGGGAAGAGCTCCTTAAATTTTACGATAAAATAGCTTATTAAATGTATAAAAACTTCTTCAAAAGACTTATTGATTTTACAGCGGCACTGGTGGGCTTCCTTCTCATCAGTCCTGTTTTTCTTTTTGTTCTCATCGGTCTTTCTGTTGCCAACAAAGGCAAACCTTTCTTTTTTCAACGTCGTCCCGGGAAAGAAGAGCGGCTCTTCAACATCATAAAGTTTAAAACCATGAACGATGACAAAGATTCAGCAGGTCAATTGCTGCCTGACGAACAACGGCTTACGGCTCTTGGTAACTTCGTGCGTAAAACCTCCCTCGATGAAATTCCCCAGCTTATAAATGTCGTCAAGGGTGATATGAGTCTGATCGGACCACGACCTTTATTGCCTGATTATTTGCCATACTACAATGATTTGCAAAAACGTAGACACGAAGTCCGACCAGGAATTTCCGGATGGGCACAGGTCAATGGACGAAACGCCATTAGTTGGGAGCAAAAATTCACCTATGACGTTTGGTACGTAGATCACCTTTCCTTTTTTATCGATGTGAAAATTATATTTCTAACTTTGAAGAAAATAGTAAAAACTGATGGTATCACAGCTGATGGACATGCAACAATGCCCCGTTTTGATAACCAAGATAAATATTAATTTAGAATAATATGGAAAAAAATATTTTAGTTACAGGTGCTGGAGCACTGTTAGGTCAAGGCATTCTACGTCTACTAAATATCGCCGATTTCCCCAAAAAAATTTACACTGCTGATCCAGATCCGAGATCTACTGGTCACTGGTTGGGAGATTTTGCCATCACCATTCCCAAAGTTTCAGACGCAAATTATATTGACGCGTTAAAAAAAGTAGTTGCTGCGTACAAAATTGACGCAATTCTGGTTGGAACTGATGTTGAACTTCCTATTCTGGCTCAATATAAAAAAGAATTTCAGGAATATTTCAATTGTAATGTGATCGTTAGTAGTGAAGAGGTCATTGAGATAGCAAATGATAAATTCCTCACAGCTGAATTTTTAGAACAAAATAATTTTCCTTTTCCATTCTCGGTAATGGCTGATAGTAAAGCTAAGCTCTCCGAAATCGAGGAAAAGCTCGGATTTCCTTTGTTTGCTAAACCTTTTGATGGTGCGCGCTCTTTAGGTATTAAAAAAATTCATGATCATGCAGAGTTAATGGAGATTTACGATCCTGAAAGTAATCTTGTTGTTCAGCAATATCTAGATGAAACTGAGGGCGAATTTACGTGTGGCTGTTTAGTACTTGGAGGCAAATGCGTTGCAATCGTTTCTTTAAAAAGAGACTTACGGGACGGCAATACGTATAGAGCTTACCGTGATGAGCACACGTCAAAATACGATGAGTTTATTATTCCCATAGCGGAAAAACTGAATCCCGACGGACCGGTAAACTTTCAGTTTAGAATCGCCAATGGTAAACCGGTTATTTTTGAGATCAACGGGCGTTTTAGCGGAACTACACCGATTAGACATTTTTTTGGGTTTAATGAAGTAGAAGCAGTTCTTAAATTTTATCTTTTCGATGAAAAGGTAGAACAGCCAAATTTGCGAAAGGGAATCGTAATGAGAACCTGGTCTGACCTTTTTATTGATGAAAACCAAATTGAGAGCCTCAAAGAAAACAATATTTTAGAAGATCCAAGAGCGGAATTCTTTAATTTTAATTTAGAGAAATAAAATATGAAAAATGCTGTAGTGGTTGGCGCAAATGGTTTTATAGGGAGTGTTATAGTTAATAAACTGATTGAACGCGGTTTGAAAGTTTATGCGGTGTACAATACTAATATTGATCGTATCAATTTAAAAGCAACGGTCATCACCAATGAAGAAGTTCTAAAATTATCGTTAATTCCTGATCTGATCTTCTTTCTAACAGGAAATTACGCCACACCCTATTCTGAGTTATTAGAAATGAATAACATGCTGTATACGTATGTTAAAAAATTTCCCAGTAGCAAATTAGTTTACGTATCTAGTGCCAATGTATATGGAGATGCGAATTGGTCAATTGTCGAAAATTCTCCTTTTGTCAATCCCGGAACTTATGCGCTATCAAAATTAGCAGGGGAATTTATAGTTCAGTCACTGGAGCGTTATTCAATTGTACGTTTAGCCTACGTATATGGCCCGAAAATGACCAATACATCTTTTATTCCAAGCCTAATTAAATCTGCAAGAAATCATAATAAAATCACCTTATTCGGCGAGGGCGAAAGAGAACAAGACTATATTTATGTTGATGATGCTGCCGACCTTTGCATAATGGCTGCAAACACTCATACTAATGATATTTACTTAGGTGCAACTGGAAAATCAACCTCCAATTTGGAAGTTGCTAATGAAATTAAAAAATTTATAAATTGTGAAATAGTATTAACAGGAACTGAGAATGCTTCTTCGTTTTATTTTGATCCTTCTTTGACATTTAAAAAATTAAACTGGAAGCCGGCAACATCTTTATCTCAAGGTATTAAAAATATTGTAGCATGATAGTAACGGTCTTTGGAGATGTTCATGGCAATTTAGTTGCTTTGGAAAAATTATTTCAAATAGAGAAGGATGATACCGATCTTTTTATTTCTCATGGCGATATTGTCAACTACGGTCCGTGGAGTAATGAATGTGTAGCGTTTTTGAATAAAATCCCTAATATTAAGCTATTAAAGGGCAATCATGAGGAGTTTTTTATTGCTGGAGAATATGAGGGTAAAAATGAGGTGGCACAAGCCTTCTTCCAATTTTGCTATCCGAAATTTGATGCTGAATTAATTAACAATATCTCTAATTTTGATGATCACATTTCAGTGGGAGATTATACCATTAGGCATACTTTAGGAAACCAATATATTTTCGCCGACACCAATATTGAAAATCTTGAAATAGAGACAAATTATATGTTCGGTCACTCACATCAGCAATTTAAAAGAGATAAGAACTCTTACTTCTTGTACAATACGGGAAGTATTGGTCAGAATAGAAGTCTGCTCAACTTGTCCTGTTATTTAAAATATGACACCGACAAAAACACGGTTGAAATGAAAAGTTTTGTTCATGATATTGGAAAAGTGATTCAGGAAATGGAAAGTCAAAACTATCCTCAAATTTGTCTTGATTATTATAAATCTAAGAAGTTATTTTGATAATCTTTACTACCGTCTAATTCCTCACAAAACCCATAAAATTCTCTAAATCGTTGATTTTAAAACGTCTCTTTGATATCCTCTTTTCTCTTCTCGGACTTCTTCTTGTAAGTCCGCTTCTTCTGGTGATGGTGCTCATTGCTGCGATCGATACGAAATCGAACGGCCTTTTTCTGCAACAGCGCATCGGACAATATGGAAAATCCTTTCGCATTGTCAAGTTGCGCAGCATGTGCGCTGAAACGCACTCCATCTCTACTTTCGGAAAATTCCTCCGCAAATCGAAAATAGATGAACTTCCCCAGCTCTACAATGTTTTAAGGGGTGACATGAGTTTCGTCGGTCCACGCCCTGATATTCCTGGGTATTATGATAACTTAAAGGGAGAAAACCGAAAGATATTAGAGTTAAAACCGGGACTCACTTCTGAGGCCAGTCTGAAATACTATGATGAAGATTCACTTCTCGCGCAACAGGAAGATCCTTTACGCTATAATGATACTATTCTTTTTCCGGATAAGGTGCGCATGAATCTGGAGTACTATTATACGCGCAGTTTCTTGGGTGATCTGCGCATCATCGCAAAGACTTTGTGGCGACAGTTCTAGTGCGACACTTCGAGTAGCGCAAAGCACGAATCAAGAAGTATTTTTGCTGAAGGTCTCGATATAATTTTCCTTCGCTGTGCTGCGGAAAACCACTCGACCTGACGCTGGAGCTTAATTGATAATGTCATCATTTCGAGTAGCGCAACGCGCGTATCGAGAAGTATTTTTAATAAAAAGGTCTCGATATAATTTTCCTTCGCTGTGCTCCAGAAAATCACTCGATCTGACGCTGGAGCTAAATTGATAATGTTATCATTTCGAGTAGCGCAACGCACGTATCGAGAAGTATTTTTAATAAAAAATCTCAATATAATTTTCCTTTGCTTCGCTTAGAAAATCACTCAAATTTTACCGAACAAACCTATAGAATTTCTTTATTTTACTTTTTATCTTGACATAAAAAGTAACAAAAAGGTCAAGACTGGATTTATTTACTAAAAAATTAAAATTTATTCTAACAAAATCTCCAAACTTGCGCGGATCGTTAGATTATATCTTGAATAGCGACTATTGCCGCGCTTCGGACACTGGAGATTTTTATGCCTTATCTATTGAAAATTTTAACAGGAATAAATTTCAATTTTTATTAACGTAAATAACTCCTAAGTCAATCTTAAAAGCTTAAAATTTGTTGTCGTATCATTTCGAGTAGCGCAACAAAGTGAAGCGTATCGAGAAGATAATTATATAAAGGTCTCGATACAATTTTCCTCCGCTTTGCTCCAGAAAACCACTCGACCTGACGCGTCGTTTTGACAAGCAACGTTCGTCACTTCGAGTAGCGCAACGCGCGTATCGAGAAGTGTTTCTATAAATTGGTCTCGATACAATTTTCCTTACTTTGCTTCGGAAAACCACTCAACCAGACGCTGCCACTTAATTAATAATGCCGTCACTTCGAGTAGCGCAACGCGCTTATCGAGAAGTATTTTTAATGAAAGGTCTCGATACAATTTTTCTCCGCTGTGCTGCGGAAAACCACCCGACCTGACGCGTTATTTTGACAAGTAACGTTCGTCACTTCGAGTAGCGCAACGCGCGTATCGAGAAGTATTTCTATAAAGAGGTCTCGATACAATTTTTCTCCGCTTTGCTACGCAAAACCACTCGACCTGACGAAAGATTGAGATCAGAAACATTCGTCACTTCGAGTGCGGCGCGCAGCGACGTATATCGAGAAGTACATTAAAATCCTACTTTTTAAAATTCTTTCTGGCCAGATTAGTCAGATCCTCAAATCGCCCCTCAATCAAAGCCTGTTTTTTAGCGTGGGACCACTTTTTAATTTTCTTTTCGAATTCGATTGCTAGATTGATATCCATAAATTGGCAGTAGAATACAAGTTCCACTGGAAGTCTTCTCGATGTATAAGATCCGTCGTATTTCCCCTGCTGATGCTCCGCCAATCGCTGCTCAATATTTGCTGTTACACCAACATAAAAAGTATGATCAGCACATTCTAAAATATAAACGAACGATGTTTGCATAGTCGTGGTGTTTGCATAAAATTAGCAAATAGTTTTAAAAGGTATCGATACAATTTTCCTCCGCTTTGCTGCGGAAAACCACTCTATCTGACGTGTCATTTTCAGAAACAACGTTCGTCACTTCAAGTAGCACAACGCCAGTATCGAGAAGTATTTTTGCTGAAGGTCTCGATCCAATTTTCCTATGCTTTTGCTACAGAAAACCACTCGATCTGACGCGTCGTTTTGACAAGCAGCGTTCGTCACTTGGAGTAGGGCAACGCGCGTATGGAGAAGTCTTTTTAATAAAGAGGTCTCGATATAATTTTCCTTCGCTTTGCTCCAGAAAACCACTCGACCTGACGCGTCATTTTGACATGCAATGTTCGTCACTTCGAGTGCGGCGCGCAGCGACGTGTATCGAGAAGTATTTTAATGAAAGATCTCGATACAATTTTCCTCCGCTTTGCTCCAGAAAACCACTCGACCTGACGAGTCATTTTGAGAAGTAACGTTCGTCACTTCGAGTGCGGCGCGCAGCGACGTGTATCGAGAAGTATATTAAGATCCTACTTTTTAAAATTCTTTCTGGCCAGATTAGGCAGATCCTCAAATCGACCCTCAATCAAAGCCTGTTTTTTAGCGTGGGACCACTTTTTAATTTTCTTTTCGAATTCGATAGCGAGATTGATATCCATAAATTGGCAGTAGAATACTAGTTCCACTGGAAGTCTTCTCGATGTATAAGATCCGTCGTATTTCCCCTGCTGATGCTCCTCTAATCGCTGCTCAATATTTACTGTTACACCAACATAAAAAGTATGATCAGCACATTCTAAAATATAAACGAAAGAAGTTTGCATAGTCGTGGTGTTTACATAAAATTAGGAAAAAGTTTTAAAAGATCTCGATACAATTTTCCTTCGCTTTGCGGCGGAAAACCACCCGACCTGACGCGTCTTTAGATAATTAGCATTCGTCACTTCGAGTAGCGCAACGCGTATCGAGAAGTATTTTTAATGAAAGGTCTCGATACAATTTTCCTCCGCTTTGCTCCAGAAAACCACTCGACCTGACGAACTTTTAATCACCACATTACCGAATCACCACATCACCACATCACCACATCAACATCAACCCATCATTTAAAAGCCTCCACCACTTCATCTACCGTTACTTTTCCAAAATATTCGGTCAAATCAACAGATTGCAAAAGTTTTTCAACCGCATCAGTTTCGTGTTTTTGGCCCACGAGTAAGGTTTCTAATTCTTCAAGGGGTTTGGATGCAAAGAAATCACCGAAGATTTTTGCTTTTTCGATAAGTCCGTGAACGACATCGAGGTGGACTTCAATAAAACCCGCCGGGATTTTAATCGCTTTCTTAAAATTATACTGCGGCGAAAATCCAAAGTTCCAGTCC
This genomic window contains:
- a CDS encoding glycosyltransferase family 4 protein, whose amino-acid sequence is MVIKKKLFIVTTVPMSFVFFKGQLLKLREKFDVTLISSPESALYETADFNKVKSHGIKMAREISLFSDLVSLFKLLLYFYKNRPDLLHANTPKGSFLSLSAAWFCKVPTRIYYVHGLRYQGTNGLKKKLLMSMERISCFFATDIIAVSKGVREVLHTDKITKEKIKVIWNGSANGIDLNYFDPNHSDVKNIRPTFAIAEDDFVFGFLGRLVRDKGINELVEAFNQLNGEYSKIKLLLVGSYEDHLDPLREETISVIKRNNNIIEAGVQYDVRSYLNAMDLFVFPSYREGFGIVLMEAAAMNVPAISSDIIGCNEIIEDHVNGFLIPPKNHTVLYEKMKYALENKDTITTMSQVPRDLISAKFEQRRLWEELLKFYDKIAY
- a CDS encoding sugar transferase; its protein translation is MILKRLFDILFSLLGLLLVSPLLLVMVLIAAIDTKSNGLFLQQRIGQYGKSFRIVKLRSMCAETHSISTFGKFLRKSKIDELPQLYNVLRGDMSFVGPRPDIPGYYDNLKGENRKILELKPGLTSEASLKYYDEDSLLAQQEDPLRYNDTILFPDKVRMNLEYYYTRSFLGDLRIIAKTLWRQF
- a CDS encoding ATP-grasp domain-containing protein; its protein translation is MEKNILVTGAGALLGQGILRLLNIADFPKKIYTADPDPRSTGHWLGDFAITIPKVSDANYIDALKKVVAAYKIDAILVGTDVELPILAQYKKEFQEYFNCNVIVSSEEVIEIANDKFLTAEFLEQNNFPFPFSVMADSKAKLSEIEEKLGFPLFAKPFDGARSLGIKKIHDHAELMEIYDPESNLVVQQYLDETEGEFTCGCLVLGGKCVAIVSLKRDLRDGNTYRAYRDEHTSKYDEFIIPIAEKLNPDGPVNFQFRIANGKPVIFEINGRFSGTTPIRHFFGFNEVEAVLKFYLFDEKVEQPNLRKGIVMRTWSDLFIDENQIESLKENNILEDPRAEFFNFNLEK
- a CDS encoding NAD-dependent epimerase/dehydratase family protein, encoding MKNAVVVGANGFIGSVIVNKLIERGLKVYAVYNTNIDRINLKATVITNEEVLKLSLIPDLIFFLTGNYATPYSELLEMNNMLYTYVKKFPSSKLVYVSSANVYGDANWSIVENSPFVNPGTYALSKLAGEFIVQSLERYSIVRLAYVYGPKMTNTSFIPSLIKSARNHNKITLFGEGEREQDYIYVDDAADLCIMAANTHTNDIYLGATGKSTSNLEVANEIKKFINCEIVLTGTENASSFYFDPSLTFKKLNWKPATSLSQGIKNIVA
- a CDS encoding metallophosphoesterase family protein — its product is MIVTVFGDVHGNLVALEKLFQIEKDDTDLFISHGDIVNYGPWSNECVAFLNKIPNIKLLKGNHEEFFIAGEYEGKNEVAQAFFQFCYPKFDAELINNISNFDDHISVGDYTIRHTLGNQYIFADTNIENLEIETNYMFGHSHQQFKRDKNSYFLYNTGSIGQNRSLLNLSCYLKYDTDKNTVEMKSFVHDIGKVIQEMESQNYPQICLDYYKSKKLF
- a CDS encoding glycosyltransferase codes for the protein MRVLQVIDSLPSTSGGARFVGKLVQKLVERKIDCHLLLIDGANSHFLDELHLANIKIISLDINVKNRYRFTYVRKIAALMAEYDIVHVHIFPASYLVAFASLFTKYNIPIVFTEHNAYNRRATHKVFKFAEKFVYSRFSKIVGISSAVEFFIKSHLGIRGDKIEVIDNGVDFNSINNSSMANRSDFNLSPTDIILLMSARFADQKDQGTVIRALAGLPENYKLLFAGDGPNLEKYRKYAEDLGVLPRVRFLGSRSDIFQIIKMSDVNILSSHYEGFGLSAVEAMSAAKPIIATNVPGVAEVVEGAGLLFNVGDHEKLTSLLFHLGTDRLFYNDIAERCFERSKLYDIEIMTDKYIKVYEAVLKENNGN
- a CDS encoding GIY-YIG nuclease family protein, producing the protein MQTSFVYILECADHTFYVGVTANIEQRLAEHQQGKYDGSYTSRRLPVELVFYCQFMDINLAIEFEKKIKKWSHAKKQALIEGRFEDLTNLARKNFKK
- a CDS encoding GIY-YIG nuclease family protein, which translates into the protein MQTSFVYILECADHTFYVGVTVNIEQRLEEHQQGKYDGSYTSRRLPVELVFYCQFMDINLAIEFEKKIKKWSHAKKQALIEGRFEDLPNLARKNFKK
- a CDS encoding sugar transferase, with product MYKNFFKRLIDFTAALVGFLLISPVFLFVLIGLSVANKGKPFFFQRRPGKEERLFNIIKFKTMNDDKDSAGQLLPDEQRLTALGNFVRKTSLDEIPQLINVVKGDMSLIGPRPLLPDYLPYYNDLQKRRHEVRPGISGWAQVNGRNAISWEQKFTYDVWYVDHLSFFIDVKIIFLTLKKIVKTDGITADGHATMPRFDNQDKY